The window GATGATACTGGAGGACCAGCGTTCCGAATGGGAATACATCTACTCCGTGGAGGAGCTGATCAACCTCAGGGGAAACCGGTTCCACAAAAAAAAGAATCTCTGGAAGCAGTTCCACAAATCCTATGAATCTACCTATAAAAAACTCTACCGGGAAGACGTGGACGGCATTCTCGAGATGCAGCAGCTCTGGTGCGAATGGAAGAGCTGCGATGACATCCCCGGCCTCCGGGCGGAAAACCATGCCATCTCAAGGGTTCTGAAGAACTGGGACCGCCTTCCCGGCCTGCTGTGCGGCGCCCTCTATGTGGGGGATTACATGGTGGCCTACTCCGTAGGGGAACCCATGACGGAGGACATGGTGGTGGTCCACTTCGAAAAGGGGCTCGCCGACTACAAGGGAGTGTACCAGGCCATCAACCGGGCTTTCCTGGAGCATTCGTGCCCGGATTTCACCTGGGCCAACAGGGAACAGGACATGGGAGAGGAAGGCGTCCGGCAGGCCAAGGAATCCTACAACCCGGCCAGGTTCCTCAAAAAGTACCGCGCGGTCTGGAAAGGGTAGCCCGCCGTCATGCCCGACTGGGAAAAAAGCACCCTCTTCCGTGCCTTCCGGCACAGGAATTTCCGCCTGTTCTACATGGGCCAGATTGTCTCCCTCTCAGGGCTCTGGATGCAGCGGGTGGCCATGAACTGGCTGGTCTACAGGATCACCGGCTCCCCTCTCCTGCTCGGAACGGTGGACTTCATGACCCAGATCCCGGTCCTGCTCTTCGGCTCCTTCACCGGGGCCTTCCTCGAGGGGCGGAACCTGCGAAGGATCATCATGATCTGCCAGACCATCAGCATGCTCCATGCCCTCACCCTCGCCTTCCTGACCCTGAGCGGAATGGTGGAATACTGGCATATCCTCATTCTGGCGGCCATCATCGGCATCTCGGACTCCTTCGAGGTCCCGGCCCGGCAGGGTTTCACCATC of the Aminivibrio pyruvatiphilus genome contains:
- a CDS encoding DUF2156 domain-containing protein, which codes for MSLTFTPLSIDMRNDYSALFDLCSGKTSDYTFVNIWAWSDERQYELARAHGLFWPRINRPSPVLWAPVGNWETADWERILPDLFPDGAEFHRVPEELAALWSERFGGRMILEDQRSEWEYIYSVEELINLRGNRFHKKKNLWKQFHKSYESTYKKLYREDVDGILEMQQLWCEWKSCDDIPGLRAENHAISRVLKNWDRLPGLLCGALYVGDYMVAYSVGEPMTEDMVVVHFEKGLADYKGVYQAINRAFLEHSCPDFTWANREQDMGEEGVRQAKESYNPARFLKKYRAVWKG